A single Mastomys coucha isolate ucsf_1 chromosome X, UCSF_Mcou_1, whole genome shotgun sequence DNA region contains:
- the Renbp gene encoding N-acylglucosamine 2-epimerase isoform X2, whose translation MMDLGLLVLQDMEKERETLQVWKKRIGQELDSVIAFWMEHSHDQEYGGFFTCLGRDGKIYDHLKYVWLQGRQVWMYCRLYRSFERFRRVELLDAAKAGGEFLLRYARVAPPGKKCAFVLTRDGRPVKVQRTIFSECFYTMAMNELWKVTGEMHYQSEAMEMMDQIIHWVREDPAGLGRPQLSGTLATEPMAVPMMLLSLVEQLGEEDEELTNKYAELGDWCAHRILQHVQRDGQVVLENVSEDGKELPGCLGRHQNPGHTLEAGWFLLQYALRKGDPKLRMHIIDKFLLLPFHSGWDPEHGGLFYFQDADDLCPTQLEWNMKLWWPHSEAMIAFLMGYSDSGDPALLHLFYQVAEYTFRQDASMCRGAWPCASRF comes from the exons ATGATGGATCTAGGACTCCTAGTGTTACAG GACATGGAGAAGGAACGGGAGACATTGCAGGTCTGGAAGAAACGTATAGGACAAGAGCTTGATAGTGTGATCGCTTTTTGGATGGAGCATTCCCATGACCAGGAATACGG GGGCTTTTTCACATGCCTTGGCCGCGATGGGAAGATATATGATCACCTCAAATATGTCTGGCTGCAGGGGAGGCAG GTTTGGATGTATTGTCGCTTATACCGCAGTTTTGAGCGTTTCCGTCGTGTTGAGCTTTTGGATGCAGCAAAAGCAG GTGGTGAATTTTTGCTGCGTTATGCCCGAGTGGCACCGCCTGGCAAGAAATGTGCTTTTGTGCTGACTCGGGATGGTCGGCCAGTGAAGGTGCAGCGGACCATTTTCAGCGAGTGCTTCTACACCATGGCCATGAATGAACTGTGGAAAGTAACAGGGGAAATGCATTATCAG AGTGAAGCCATGGAGATGATGGATCAGATCATCCACTGGGTACGGGAGGATCCAGCTGGATTGGGCCGGCCTCAGCTCTCGGGGACACTGGCCACAGAGCCTATGGCAGTGCCCATGATGCTGCTCAGCCTGGTGGAACAGCTTGGAGAAGAAGACGAGGAGCTGACCAACAAGTATGCAGAACTAGGGGACTGGTGTGCCCACAGGATTCTTCAGCATGTCCAG AGGGATGGACAAGTTGTACTGGAaaatgtatcagaggatggcaaAGAACTCCCTGGTTGCCTTGGAAGACATCAGAACCCAG GCCACACACTGGAAGCTGGCTGGTTTCTGCTCCAGTATGCCCTCAGGAAAGGTGACCCCAAACTTCGAATGCACATTATTGACAAGTTTCTCTTGTTGCCTTTCCACTCTGGATGGGACCCTGAGCATGGAGGCCTCTTTTACTTCCAGGATGCTGATGATCTCTGCCCTACCCAG cTGGAATGGAACATGAAGCTGTGGTGGCCACACAGTGAAGCCATGATTGCTTTCCTCATGGGTTACAGTGACAGTGGGGACCCAGCCTTGCTGCACCTCTTCTACCAGGTGGCTGAGTACACCTTCCGCCAG GATGCTTCCATGTGCCGCGGTGCCTGGCCATGTGCGAGCAGATTCTAG
- the Naa10 gene encoding N-alpha-acetyltransferase 10 isoform X4, with translation MNIRNARPEDLMNMQHCNLLCLPENYQMKYYFYHGLSWPQLSYIAEDENGKIVGYVLAKMEEDPDDVPHGHITSLAVKRSHRRLGLAQKLMDQASRAMIENFNAKYVSLHVRKSNRAALHLYSNTLNFQISEVEPKYYADGEDAYAMKRDLTQMADEPQGLAPLVSCLET, from the exons ATGAACATCCGCAATGCTAGG CCCGAAGACCTGATGAACATGCAGCACTGCAACCTTCTCTGCCTGCCCGAGAACTACCAGATGAAGTACTATTTCTATCATGGCCTCTCTTGGCCCCAG CTTTCTTACATTGCTGAGGATGAGAATGGGAAGATTGTGGGGTACGTCTTGGCTAAAAT GGAAGAGGACCCAGATGATGTGCCCCATGGACATATCACCTCACTG GCTGTGAAGCGTTCCCACCGGCGCCTTGGCCTGGCTCAGAAGCTGATGGACCAGGCCTCTCGAGCCATGATAGAGAACTTCAATGCCAAATATGTTTCCCTGCATGTCAGGAAGAG TAACCGGGCAGCCCTGCATCTCTATTCCAACACCCTCAACTTTCA GATCAGCGAAGTGGAGCCCAAATACTATGCAGATGGGGAAGATGCATATGCAATGAAGCGGGACCTCACACAGATGGCTGATGAG CCCCAGGGCCTGGCTCCTCTTGTCTCCTGTCTGGAGACTTAG
- the Renbp gene encoding N-acylglucosamine 2-epimerase isoform X1, giving the protein MMDLGLLVLQDMEKERETLQVWKKRIGQELDSVIAFWMEHSHDQEYGGFFTCLGRDGKIYDHLKYVWLQGRQVWMYCRLYRSFERFRRVELLDAAKAGGEFLLRYARVAPPGKKCAFVLTRDGRPVKVQRTIFSECFYTMAMNELWKVTGEMHYQSEAMEMMDQIIHWVREDPAGLGRPQLSGTLATEPMAVPMMLLSLVEQLGEEDEELTNKYAELGDWCAHRILQHVQRDGQVVLENVSEDGKELPGCLGRHQNPGHTLEAGWFLLQYALRKGDPKLRMHIIDKFLLLPFHSGWDPEHGGLFYFQDADDLCPTQLEWNMKLWWPHSEAMIAFLMGYSDSGDPALLHLFYQVAEYTFRQFRDPEYGEWFGYLNQEGKVALTIKGGPFKGCFHVPRCLAMCEQILGALLQRLEPAPLGSSPAVPTHEGSK; this is encoded by the exons ATGATGGATCTAGGACTCCTAGTGTTACAG GACATGGAGAAGGAACGGGAGACATTGCAGGTCTGGAAGAAACGTATAGGACAAGAGCTTGATAGTGTGATCGCTTTTTGGATGGAGCATTCCCATGACCAGGAATACGG GGGCTTTTTCACATGCCTTGGCCGCGATGGGAAGATATATGATCACCTCAAATATGTCTGGCTGCAGGGGAGGCAG GTTTGGATGTATTGTCGCTTATACCGCAGTTTTGAGCGTTTCCGTCGTGTTGAGCTTTTGGATGCAGCAAAAGCAG GTGGTGAATTTTTGCTGCGTTATGCCCGAGTGGCACCGCCTGGCAAGAAATGTGCTTTTGTGCTGACTCGGGATGGTCGGCCAGTGAAGGTGCAGCGGACCATTTTCAGCGAGTGCTTCTACACCATGGCCATGAATGAACTGTGGAAAGTAACAGGGGAAATGCATTATCAG AGTGAAGCCATGGAGATGATGGATCAGATCATCCACTGGGTACGGGAGGATCCAGCTGGATTGGGCCGGCCTCAGCTCTCGGGGACACTGGCCACAGAGCCTATGGCAGTGCCCATGATGCTGCTCAGCCTGGTGGAACAGCTTGGAGAAGAAGACGAGGAGCTGACCAACAAGTATGCAGAACTAGGGGACTGGTGTGCCCACAGGATTCTTCAGCATGTCCAG AGGGATGGACAAGTTGTACTGGAaaatgtatcagaggatggcaaAGAACTCCCTGGTTGCCTTGGAAGACATCAGAACCCAG GCCACACACTGGAAGCTGGCTGGTTTCTGCTCCAGTATGCCCTCAGGAAAGGTGACCCCAAACTTCGAATGCACATTATTGACAAGTTTCTCTTGTTGCCTTTCCACTCTGGATGGGACCCTGAGCATGGAGGCCTCTTTTACTTCCAGGATGCTGATGATCTCTGCCCTACCCAG cTGGAATGGAACATGAAGCTGTGGTGGCCACACAGTGAAGCCATGATTGCTTTCCTCATGGGTTACAGTGACAGTGGGGACCCAGCCTTGCTGCACCTCTTCTACCAGGTGGCTGAGTACACCTTCCGCCAG TTTCGTGATCCTGAGTACGGGGAATGGTTTGGCTACCTGAACCAAGAGGGAAAGGTGGCCCTCACAATCAAGGGAGGTCCTTTTAAAG GATGCTTCCATGTGCCGCGGTGCCTGGCCATGTGCGAGCAGATTCTAGGAGCCCTACTCCAACGCCTTGAACCCGCCCCCCTCGGCTCCTCGCCCGCTGTCCCTACCCATGAAGGTTCGAAATAA
- the Naa10 gene encoding N-alpha-acetyltransferase 10 isoform X1, whose translation MNIRNARPEDLMNMQHCNLLCLPENYQMKYYFYHGLSWPQLSYIAEDENGKIVGYVLAKMEEDPDDVPHGHITSLAVKRSHRRLGLAQKLMDQASRAMIENFNAKYVSLHVRKSNRAALHLYSNTLNFQISEVEPKYYADGEDAYAMKRDLTQMADELRRHLELKEKGKHTVLAAMENKVKNKGNVLLSSGEACHEEKGLAAEDSGGDSKDLSEVSETTESTDVKDSSEASDSAS comes from the exons ATGAACATCCGCAATGCTAGG CCCGAAGACCTGATGAACATGCAGCACTGCAACCTTCTCTGCCTGCCCGAGAACTACCAGATGAAGTACTATTTCTATCATGGCCTCTCTTGGCCCCAG CTTTCTTACATTGCTGAGGATGAGAATGGGAAGATTGTGGGGTACGTCTTGGCTAAAAT GGAAGAGGACCCAGATGATGTGCCCCATGGACATATCACCTCACTG GCTGTGAAGCGTTCCCACCGGCGCCTTGGCCTGGCTCAGAAGCTGATGGACCAGGCCTCTCGAGCCATGATAGAGAACTTCAATGCCAAATATGTTTCCCTGCATGTCAGGAAGAG TAACCGGGCAGCCCTGCATCTCTATTCCAACACCCTCAACTTTCA GATCAGCGAAGTGGAGCCCAAATACTATGCAGATGGGGAAGATGCATATGCAATGAAGCGGGACCTCACACAGATGGCTGATGAG CTGAGGCGGCACCTGGAGCTGAAGGAAAAGGGCAAGCACACGGTGCTGGCGGCCATGGAGAACAAAGTGAAGAACAAAGGCAACGTGCTTCTGAGCTCAGGAGAGGCCTGTCATGAGGAGAAGGGCCTGGCTGCTGAGGATAGTGGTGGGGACAGCAAGGACCTCAGTGAGGTCAGTGAGACCACAGAGAGCACAGATGTCAAAGACAGCTCAGAGgcctctgactctgcctcctag
- the Naa10 gene encoding N-alpha-acetyltransferase 10 isoform X3 → MNIRNARPEDLMNMQHCNLLCLPENYQMKYYFYHGLSWPQLSYIAEDENGKIVGYVLAKMEEDPDDVPHGHITSLAVKRSHRRLGLAQKLMDQASRAMIENFNAKYVSLHVRKSNRAALHLYSNTLNFQISEVEPKYYADGEDAYAMKRDLTQMADEPAPGPGSSCLLSGDLGPVSFHPLPSGLPAAAEAAPGAEGKGQAHGAGGHGEQSEEQRQRASELRRGLS, encoded by the exons ATGAACATCCGCAATGCTAGG CCCGAAGACCTGATGAACATGCAGCACTGCAACCTTCTCTGCCTGCCCGAGAACTACCAGATGAAGTACTATTTCTATCATGGCCTCTCTTGGCCCCAG CTTTCTTACATTGCTGAGGATGAGAATGGGAAGATTGTGGGGTACGTCTTGGCTAAAAT GGAAGAGGACCCAGATGATGTGCCCCATGGACATATCACCTCACTG GCTGTGAAGCGTTCCCACCGGCGCCTTGGCCTGGCTCAGAAGCTGATGGACCAGGCCTCTCGAGCCATGATAGAGAACTTCAATGCCAAATATGTTTCCCTGCATGTCAGGAAGAG TAACCGGGCAGCCCTGCATCTCTATTCCAACACCCTCAACTTTCA GATCAGCGAAGTGGAGCCCAAATACTATGCAGATGGGGAAGATGCATATGCAATGAAGCGGGACCTCACACAGATGGCTGATGAG CCAGCCCCAGGGCCTGGCTCCTCTTGTCTCCTGTCTGGAGACTTAGGCCCTGTCTCTTTCCACCCGCTTCCCTCTGGGCTCCCGGCGGCAGCTGAGGCGGCACCTGGAGCTGAAGGAAAAGGGCAAGCACACGGTGCTGGCGGCCATGGAGAACAAAGTGAAGAACAAAGGCAACGTGCTTCTGAGCTCAGGAGAGGCCTGTCATGA
- the Naa10 gene encoding N-alpha-acetyltransferase 10 isoform X2, producing the protein MNIRNARPEDLMNMQHCNLLCLPENYQMKYYFYHGLSWPQLSYIAEDENGKIVGEEDPDDVPHGHITSLAVKRSHRRLGLAQKLMDQASRAMIENFNAKYVSLHVRKSNRAALHLYSNTLNFQISEVEPKYYADGEDAYAMKRDLTQMADELRRHLELKEKGKHTVLAAMENKVKNKGNVLLSSGEACHEEKGLAAEDSGGDSKDLSEVSETTESTDVKDSSEASDSAS; encoded by the exons ATGAACATCCGCAATGCTAGG CCCGAAGACCTGATGAACATGCAGCACTGCAACCTTCTCTGCCTGCCCGAGAACTACCAGATGAAGTACTATTTCTATCATGGCCTCTCTTGGCCCCAG CTTTCTTACATTGCTGAGGATGAGAATGGGAAGATTGTGGG GGAAGAGGACCCAGATGATGTGCCCCATGGACATATCACCTCACTG GCTGTGAAGCGTTCCCACCGGCGCCTTGGCCTGGCTCAGAAGCTGATGGACCAGGCCTCTCGAGCCATGATAGAGAACTTCAATGCCAAATATGTTTCCCTGCATGTCAGGAAGAG TAACCGGGCAGCCCTGCATCTCTATTCCAACACCCTCAACTTTCA GATCAGCGAAGTGGAGCCCAAATACTATGCAGATGGGGAAGATGCATATGCAATGAAGCGGGACCTCACACAGATGGCTGATGAG CTGAGGCGGCACCTGGAGCTGAAGGAAAAGGGCAAGCACACGGTGCTGGCGGCCATGGAGAACAAAGTGAAGAACAAAGGCAACGTGCTTCTGAGCTCAGGAGAGGCCTGTCATGAGGAGAAGGGCCTGGCTGCTGAGGATAGTGGTGGGGACAGCAAGGACCTCAGTGAGGTCAGTGAGACCACAGAGAGCACAGATGTCAAAGACAGCTCAGAGgcctctgactctgcctcctag